Proteins from a genomic interval of Neodiprion lecontei isolate iyNeoLeco1 chromosome 2, iyNeoLeco1.1, whole genome shotgun sequence:
- the LOC124292966 gene encoding ATP-dependent DNA helicase pif1-like, with product MSDKSTDRKQEKCSYTNGSGGTGKTFLYNALYYMLKSEKNVACIAWTGIAAILLPYGTTAHKTFGLPLTLQKEGTIFTNATMKKKIQSIDVFIWDECSMTPKNALELIDTTLKDIMEDTSPFGGKTIILGGDFRQVLPIVKRGGKQQIIAETIKYSTLWSIFEKLSLKKNMRAKEDAAKFSEGLLNIGNGEVELFVPEKEIQCNNLIDDSYPRNLPLDELTNRAILAPLNVEVNQLNKEILRRMDGNIFESRSVDYETSQGIDTAEAALDEEAALRYSIEYLNGLMPSGLPPHNLQLKVGGIVMSLRNLSISDGLCNGARLVVREIHSRILIGELLIGERKGQIVEIPSIKLDTRGDTDMPFILHRRQFPVRLAFAITINKSQGQSFDHVGIFIDRPIFGHGQLYVALSRCRSKKGIKIQLKKNENAIKNIVYKEIIE from the coding sequence atgTCTGACAAAAGCACTGatagaaaacaagaaaaatgcTCTTACACCAATGGATCAGGAGGAAcaggaaaaacatttttatacaacgcATTGTACTACAtgttgaaatctgaaaaaaatgttgcatgTATTGCTTGGACAGGTATAGCAGCCATCTTACTACCATATGGCACAACCGCGCACAAAACATTTGGATTACCATTGACACTGCAAAAGGAAGgaacaattttcacaaatgcaacgatgaagaaaaaaatacaaagtataGATGTATTTATATGGGATGAATGTTCGATGACACCGAAAAATGCTTTAGAATTGATCGACACCACGTTAAAAGATATAATGGAAGACACATCACCGTTTGGTGGGAAGACTATAATACTAGGTGGAGACTTCAGACAAGTTTTACCCATTGTGAAACGAGGAGGTAAACAACAAATAATAGCGGAAACAATTAAATACTCTACACTTTGGagtatattcgaaaaattaagcttgaaaaaaaatatgcgagcAAAGGAGGATGCCGCAAAGTTTTCAGAGGGGTTACTTAATATAGGTAATGGAGAAGTGGAGCTGTTTGTACCAGAGAAAGAAATACAATGCAACAATTTAATAGACGATTCATATCCAAGAAATTTGCCACTTGATGAATTAACAAACAGAGCCATCTTAGCTCCATTGAATGTCGAAGTTAATCAGTTAAATAAAGAGATACTACGCAGAATGGATGGCAATATATTCGAATCAAGAAGCGTAGATTACGAAACATCACAAGGAATTGATACTGCGGAAGCAGCACTTGACGAAGAAGCTGCTCTGCGATATTCGATAGAATATTTAAATGGATTAATGCCATCAGGTTTACCACCACACAATCTACAGCTAAAAGTCGGAGGAATTGTGATGTCATTGCGAAATTTATCAATATCAGATGGTTTATGCAATGGTGCACGGTTAGTtgtaagagaaattcactctaGAATTTTGATTGGTGAACTTCTAATCGGAGAGCGAAAAGGGCAAATAGTAGAAATACCAAGTATTAAATTAGATACGCGGGGAGATACAGATATGCCATTTATCCTCCATAGGCGACAGTTTCCAGTCAGGTTGGCATTTGCAATAACTATAAATAAATCACAAGGACAAAGTTTTGACCACGTGGGAATATTCATTGACCGACCAATCTTTGGACATGGTCAACTCTACGTTGCATTGTCACGATGCAGGTCGAAgaaaggtataaaaattcaactgaaaaagaatgaaaatgcGATAAAGAACATTGTGTACAaggaaattattgaataa
- the LOC107221667 gene encoding uncharacterized protein LOC107221667, producing the protein MFLKADKGNTSVAMHKDTYNNKMRQQLSDTNTYRIAKYDLCNSLQTRVNRLKFNWFNTKLINKNLHRSISTYDSVPPRAYGLLKIHKEKVPLGIIVSFVNSPTYALSKIINSWLTTNITPPTSRVKDSFSLVDTIKTLIIPDNYTLISLDVIALFTNVPTDLALRAVNNRWASLENKIPIPLIELNKALKICFDSAIFKFNNDTYAQQFRLPMGSPLSPNLSDLVMEDLEMSCINNLDFDLPFYFRYVDDILTAVPKEKIDHTLNIFNRYHPRLQFTIEIEENNAINFLDLLLIHNNNNIKTDWFHKKNWSQRYLNFNSHHPMSYKIGTIINLVDRAIKL; encoded by the coding sequence ATGTTTCTAAAAGCGGATAAAGGCAACACGTCTGTAGCTATGCATAAAGACACTTACAATAACAAAATGAGGCAACAGCTTTCGGACACTAACACCTACAGAATTGCTAAATACGACCTGTGCAACTCCCTACAAACTAGAGTGAACAGACTCAAGTTCAATTGGTTTAACACCAAactaataaacaaaaacttacacagaagcatttctacttaTGATAGTGTCCCCCCACGTGCATATGGGCTActtaaaattcacaaagagaAAGTCCCATTAGGAATTATTGTCTCATTTGTCAATAGCCCGACTTATGCCTTATCCAAGATAATTAATTCATGGCTCACCACTAATATCACACCTCCCACCTCTAGAGTTAAAGATAGCTTTTCCTTAGTTGACACAATAAAAACACTGATTATTCCAGACAACTATACTTTAATATCGCTAGATGTAATAGCTCTTTTTACCAACGTTCCGACAGATCTTGCATTGCGCGCAGTGAACAACCGTTGGGCTTCACTTGAAAATAAGATCCCAATTCCTCTTATTGAACTGAATAAagctttaaaaatatgttttgattctgcaatattcaaatttaacaatGATACGTATGCACAACAATTCAGGTTGCCCATGGGATCTCCCCTCTCTCCGAACTTGTCAGACCTTGTCATGGAAGACTTGGAAATGTCTTGCATTAACAATCTTGATTTTGATTTACCGTTCTATTTTCGATATGTTGATGATATTCTTACTGCTGTtcctaaagaaaaaatagatcacactcttaatatttttaaccgaTATCATCCACGATTACAATTTACTAttgaaatagaagaaaataacgCCATCAATTTCTTAGATCTATTGCTGATacacaacaacaataatatcaaAACAGATTGGTTCCACAAAAAAAACTGGTCTcaaagatatttgaattttaattctcacCACCCAATGTCCTACAAAATAGGCACTATCATTAACCTAGTTGACCGAGCCATCAAACTTTAA